DNA sequence from the Tenacibaculum mesophilum genome:
TTATTTAATAAAAAGGCTTTGTATCGTTCTAATTCAGACGCTGTAAAGCCATGTTTTTTTGCACGTTCGCTTTCTGTAAACAACGCATCAATACCTTCTTCAATTCTTTCTTCCTTAAGCTTGGCTCTTAAAAAATAACTATCCATGTTACCTAAAAAACTCCCTATACCAGCAGAAGTTCCTAGAAAAGGCGCATTAGGCTGTAAGCTGATTTCATTTAACCTCTGACGCAACATCCCCGTGTACAAACGTTTTAAAACCTCTTGTCGATAATCCTTTAAGGTTTGTACTTCAGTTTCTTCTTTTTTAATATATATAGAAGCTTCTACACCTGTAGCCTCTTTATCTCTAACTACAGCAACTACGGGTGCTTTATTTTCTGGTATTTTATAGTATACTCTTTTTTTAGGTTTTTTTACAGGCTCCATACTACTAAACAGTTCTTTTACTTTTTCTTCAGTTTCAAGCACATCAAAATCACCAACCAATACCAGTGCCATTAAATCTGGACGGTACCAATCTCTATAAAAACGTTTCATGGCATCGTACTCGGAATTCATAATAACGTCCAACTTACCAATAGGCAATCGTTCTGCATATCTAGAATTATTAGTAATAAGTGGAATAGACTTGTAATACATACGTGCCCTTGCTCCATTTCTAGCTCTAAGTTCTTCTGCAATGATGCCTCTTTCGTTATCAATCTCTTCATCTTCAAAAGTAATACCGTCTGCCCAATCGCGTAACACCTTTAAACTGGTATTAAAGATTTCCTCATCTGTCGGCACTGATAGTTTATAAACGGTTTCATCAAAACCAGTGTGAGCATTCAAATCTGCCCCAAACTCAACACCCAAACTTTGTAAATAATCAATCAGTTTGTTCTTTTCAAAACTCTTGGTACCGTTAAATGCCATATGTTCTACGAAGTGAGCAAGCCCAAGCTGATCCTCGTCTTCTAAAATAGAACCCGCCTTTAGCACCAAACGCAATTCTGCCTTGTTTTTTGGTTTAGCATTATGCTTTATATAATAGGTTAAACCATTGTCTAACTTTCCTATTTTAATTGTCGGATCTATAGGAATCTCTTTGTTTAAATTTTTAATTTGTGCAACGCTGTTAAAACTGAAAAACAGTATGATTGCCGTTAATATTATCGTTATTTTTTTCATTTTTTATATTTATATTTATGTTTAGCTTTATTTCTTTGAAAAAGAATAGCTATCCTTATCTTGTATTTTAGTTCTGGTAATATTATTTTTTAGTTGAAAGTAAAACACATAACCTATTAAAGAAATCATGAGTATTATTATAAGCCAAGCAAGTTTGAAGCTTAGATTTCTATCCCTTGACTCATAAAAAATCTTTTAGAATTCAAATCTGGAGAGCTAATAATAGCTCTATAAATATTTTGTACATCATACAAAATTTAAAGTAGCGCCCAAAGCCTTAGGGGGAAATCTTAAGGCACTACTAAAAATAACTAACTCTAATAATTCATTTTTTAAATACCTTCATAGCCAGGGTTCTGATCTGCCAGAGTAAGCGCCCCGTTACCATTAATTTCTTCTTCAGGAATTGGTAAGATGTATTGGTTAGAACTTGTGATGGAAGCTTTTAAGGTCATTGCTTTATCAAAACGAATAGCAGCAAACCATTCAGCACCATTTTCAAAGGCAAGCTCTCTGGTTATTTCATTAAAAATATCATCTTTCAACTCATCTAAAGTTGTAGCTGATGTATCACCAATACCCGCACGATTTCTTATTATATTTAATGGCGCACTTGCATCTTGTAGCGTAGCTCCACTAAATGCTAACCCTTCAGCTTTTATTAAGTACATTTCGGCTAAACGTAAAAAGTAAGTTGGTCTAAAAACATCTGCATTATTAGTTTTTAAAACAGTGGTGCCATCGTAGGTAAATGGTTGTCTTGGATCTGTATCCATTAAAGTAGCAAACCATGTGTTGTTTGACGTTCTACCTGGGTAAAAGCGTTTTCGATTATTATCCTCTGTGTCTGAGTTTTCATCTCTATAAGTCATAAAAATCATTTCAGATGAATTTAAACCTTTACTAAAAACACTTTCAAAATCTGGCTCTAAACCAGTAGTACCATCATTAATAACCTCATCTGCTAAAGTAGCAGCTTCTAAATATTTTCCTTGATACAACAATACTTTTGCTTTTAAGGCTTTAGCTGCAGTTTTTGATGCGTAATAACTTACCGAATAGTTTGGTGCATCGGCAATTGCAGCATCTAAATCTGCTAAAATTTGAGTATAGCATTCAGCTACTGTACTTCTGGACTTATCTCTAGTAACAAAGTTAGATGGTTCTGTACGTAATATAATTCCTAAATTACTATTATCATCAAAAAATTGACCGAAATACCTTAAAGCATCAAAGGTTGTCATCGCTCTTAAAAAAAGAGCCTCTCCAATAATCTCTTCTCTAGATGTTTCTGAAATCAAGCCACCTGAAAGCTCTGTGGTTTGCAAAATAGTATTATTGGCTACATCCATAACCTTATAAAACATCATCCAAAAGTCTCTAATATAAATATTATCAAACTGTACATTATTGTTTGCAAATTCCCCATGAGCTGCCCCAAAACCAGATTGATTCATTGTACCTATCATAGCACTTGGTATGAGTTCTGAAAACATATAATATTTATCGTTAACTCTTGATGTGATTGTAGTGTAGGCTCCATTTAATAATGCTCTGGCATCTGCTTCACTTTTCACTACATTCTCTGCAACTAAATTATTTGGCGGATCATTTTCTAATACATCTACTAATTCACAAGAATACATTATAAATAATGTAACTATATAAGCTGTTATTTTTCTCATAATTATAATTCTTTAAAACCCTATTCTTACACCTGTAGTAAATACTTTTGCAATAGGAAAACGATTAATATCTCTTCCTGCACTAATATCATTATTATACAAATTAGAAGCCTCAGGATCTGCACCTGGATAACTTGTTACTGTAAATAAGTTTTGAGCTGTGATAAAAACAGAAATATGATCGAAAAACTTAAGTTGATTTAAGGTTTCTTTAGGAAACGTATAACTAAAGTTTAATGTTTTTAATCTTAAATATGAAGCGTCATAAACGTAGTGCGATGATGTTCTGTCATTATTGTTTGGGTCAAAATATACCAGCCTCGGAATGTTTGTATCTGTGTTATCTGGTGTCCATGCATTTAAAATACTGGTATCTTTATTCTCTCCTATAAAAGTACTTGCAAAATTTGTCCCTCTCGCTAAGCTAAATGCTTCTATATCGTTCCCTACAGAAAACGTAAATAATGTAGATAAAGAAAATCCTTTGTAATAAAATGTATTATTGAAACCTCCGAAGAAATTGGGTTGAGTATCTCCAATAACTTCCTGATCTAAAGTAGTAATTCTACCATCAGGAGTTCCATCAGGTCCTGTTAAATCCTTAAATCTTATATCTCCAGGTGATGTTTGACTATTTTGATAAGTCCCTGTTGGTGATGCCGCATTCAAATCATCAATAACCTGTTGATCTTGAAAAAGTCCTTCAGATACATAACCATAAATTAAACCAATTGGACTTCCCTCTTTTAGCCTTCCACCACCAGGAAAACCTGTTAAAAAACCATTTTCATCTTTAAAATCATCAGAAATTCTGGTTAGTTTATTTTCGTTTTTACTCACGTTTAAAGACAAATTCCAAGTAAAATCATCAGTTTTGAACACATCTCCTTTTAATTCTAATTCTACCCCTGTGTTTTTGGTATCTCCTAAATTACCAATAATAGTTCTGTACCCGGTACTTCCAGGTGTAATAGCTGTAAAAAGGGCGTCTTTTGTTTCTTTGGAATAATATCCTATTCCTCCATTTAGCCTCCCTTTAAAAAAAGAAAAGTCTAAACCAAAATCTAATTGTTCTGTTGTTTCCCATTTTAAGTTAGCATTACCTAATTGAGTAATTATTACCGAGGGATCTGACCCATAATTTTCAGCTTCAAAAAGTGTTCGCCATGCATAATCTCCAAAATCTTGCTGTCCTGTTGTTCCAAAACTTGCTCTTAACTTTAATTCATCAATAAATGAGGCATTACTTAAAAAGTCTTCATTTGAGATTCTCCAAGCAACGGCTGCTGCAGGGAAGAAAGCATATTGATTATCTGGTGCAAACTTTGATGACCCATCTATACGCCCAGATAAGGTTAGTAAATATTTATTATCAAAATCATAATTTACTCTTCCAAAATAAGAAGATAATCCAGAACCAGATTCATAAGAAGAGGCATCTGTAAAAACAGTAGCGTTTGAAATATTGGTTAAAACTTCATTGAAGAATCCTTCTCCCCAACCTTTTATGTTTGAACGTTTATTTTTTTCAAAAGACACTCCTAAAACTGCATTAATATTATGTTTTCCAAATAATCTGTCATAAGTTAATGTTCCTTGCAACATAGTATTTACACTTCTACTCCTACTTTCTTGGGCATAGCCATTACCGTTACCTTGATTTCTATCCCAACCACCTATAAATGTAAAAAGCGGATAGAAGCTTTGTTGGTTGCCTGAATTGTAGTTTACCGAAAAAAAAGTCTTAAAATCTAACCCTTCAGTCAGCTCTAATTGAGTGTATAAAGAACCTAATAATAAGAATGTTTTATTATTATTAGTTACTTTAGAGCGTGCTACTGGATTCTCCATACTATATTGAGTTGAGAAAGAGTAGTTTCCTTCTTTATCAAATACAGGAAGGTCTGGTCTAAAATCATAAGTAAGTTGAGTAAGCCCTCCATCTGCAGCATCTTGTTCTGTAGAAGACAGGTTTACTTTGGTTCCAAACTTCCATTTATCTGTAATTTTTGTATCTAAATTTAATGTAAAAGAGTACCTGTCAAAACCTGTATTTCTATAAACACCATCTTGTGTGTTAATTCCTAAAGATGTAGAATATCTTGTTTTTTCTGACCCACCAAGTACCCTTAGGTTGTAACTGGTAGAAACTGGTGCACCCGGACTTACTTCTTCTTCCCAATTAGTATCTGCATTGCCAAAATAAGAGCCATCTAAAACTGCACTAGTAAAAGCATCATTTCTTGTACCATTTTCAACAGCTGTTGTCCAAGCTCGTTTAAATTGAGCAGCATTTAAGACCTCTAAAGTCCTTGCACTTTGTGTAGTTACAGAAACATCAGCCTCAAACTTAGTTTTACCAAAATAAACACCCTGTTTTGTATTTATAATAATTACACCATTGGCTGCTCGTGAGCCATAAATAGCCGCAGCAGAAGCATCTTTTAAAATACTAATAGACTCTATATCTGATGCGTTAATATTACCAATAGGTGTACTGATACCCTCATTATCGAGCTCACTACCTAACCTATTTCCTTCTGATCCCCCTTTAGGTATATTACTACTCGGTACCACTGGAATACCATCAATAACATACAATGGTTGATTAGACCCAAGTAACGACGTATTACCTCTAATTCTAATTCGAGTTGCCGCTCCAGGTTGCCCAGAAGAACTTGTTACGTGAACACCTGCAACCTGACCTTGTAGTGCATTGTCTAAATTAACTGTAGCTGCTTGATTGGTTATACTTTTAACATCAACAGTACCTACTGAACCTGTTAGGTTTTGGCGTTTAACTTTACCATATCCAACAATGACTGTTTCCTCAAGACTTTCAAGTGCTTCTTGTAATTGAATATTAATAACCTTTCTGTTACCAATTTCGACATCTTTAGTTTCATGACCTATAAACGAAACGGTTAATGTTTTTGCATCTTCTGCTAAAGCGATTCTGAAGTTACCATCAAAATCTGTACTAGCTCCTATATCTGTCCCTTTTAATATAACAGTTGCCCCTATTAATGGCTCACCATAAGCATTGGTTATTTTCCCTGTTATGTATTCTTGAAATAACCTACTAACAGAATTTTTAAGCTTTTCTATAAACAAAGAGCTTTTGTTCTTGGGAAACAAGATAATTTGTTTATCAGTTACTTTAAAATCAATACTTTCTTTTTTAAAAAGCTTTTTTAATACTTTAGAAAGCATTTCTTTGTTTGATGAAATGCTTACCGTTTTATGTTTTTTGAACACATTATTTTCATAAAGAAATTTAAACCCTGTTTTCTGTTCAATTTCAGTTAAAACATCTTCAAGCTTCATTTTTTTACAATCTAAAGTAACTTTTACATTTTGAGAATATGTATTGGCATGAACCTGAAACAATGTTAAAAAAAACAAAATATATGTGAGCTTCATTTTTAAACTTAGTTTGGGGAGATATCGTATTTCACTTATCCCAATGATGATTTTTTTCATACTTTTGGTTTGATTTAATTGTGTTAGACATTTGAATCACTTTTTTAATCGGAGAATGTTGCAGCATTTTCCGGTTTTATTTTTTATACTGAGGTTTAATTTTTAGTTAGCTTTTTATCATATTATTTTCAGTTTTTATGGATTAATTATTATTTTATTTTCATCAAATTTATATGTGAATTTCCCAGAGTAACTTAAACTTTCCATAACCTGTTCAATATCTTCAACATCAAATTTTGCTGTAAAAAACCTGTTTTTCAAGGCGGTATTGTTATTTATGAATTCTACATTATACTGTCGCTCTAATTTTTTTAATATGGCACTAAACTCAACTTCATAAAGGATAAGCCTGCCACTAATCCAAGCTAAATGCGTTTCTACATCTGTCTCTGTAACTTGTATAGTTTTATTTATTTTATTCCAAGCGGCTTTATTACCTGGCTTTAGTAAAGTTGCACTTTCAGGTTTATAGGTTTCTCCTGTTTTATATGTACTTACTGAACCTTCAACCAATACTGTGTTTATATTATTATCTTCGGGGTAAGACGATATATTAAATTTAGTACCCAACACACGCACATCAATTTCATTAGCACTAACAATAAACGGATGCTTAGTATCTTTTGCCACTTTAAAAAAAGCTTCACCACTTAAAAATACATGTCTATTTTTTCCTTTTATAAAATTAACGGGATATTTCAACGATGATCCTGAGTTTAAACTTACTATTGTTCCGTCTGATAATTGCACTTCAAATCTTTTCCCATAAGGGACTGCTAGGGTATTATAAATCAATGTATCGTTTTCATCATTGCTATTATATGCTAGTTGTTTTCCTGATTGAACACCTATAACACGTCCATTAACCTCAATAACTTCAACTGCCTCATCATCATTTATAACTTTAATATTACCATCGTTTAGCTGAAGCGTTATGCTTTCTTCAGGAAGAATAAGTTTGTCATAACTTGTAAAATAACCCTGTATATAACCATATCCTATAGATAAAAATATGAGTATTAATGCAGCATATTTTAAAAGGTTCATTTTTATCTTAGCCAAACGATTTGCAGATTTTCCTATTTTAATAACCCGTAACAAATTTGCCTTAGTTTGGGCAGAATTATATTTTTTCATATTATAGTTAATAGCATAATTAGTTCTTACATAATCGTTAAACAATTTTATATTATCAGGATTATTAAGCCATAGTGAAAGAGTATCCAACTCGCTTGAGTTTGCTTGGTTGATAAGGTATTTTACTATTATTTTTTCGGTTTCTGGAGAAATCATTCAACTCTACTATTTTATAGTATTACGAACCTATTTTACCTTACCCTAACTTTTTCTTAATATTTTTTTTATTTTGCAGAAGAAATTTTATAAAATGCCATATTTTTCAACAGATAATGCATCACTAATTAAAGCCCTTAAAATAGGGAAAACAGAAGCCTACACTTTTTTAGTTGAACAATACAACCAAAAATTATGTGTTTATGCCTTTAGCTTATCACATGACCACAATCTTGCCGAAGATATTGTGCAAAATGTGTTTATTCGTGTTTGGCAACAAAGACACAAACTTAAAAGCGAGTTTGCTATACAAAGTTTTCTCTATAAATTAGTTTACAATGAATTTATTGATCAGTATCGCAAGTTGAAATCTACTATGGCAATTGAGAAAAAACATATTGATGCTTTGGATATTATTTTAGAAGAAGATGATAAAACTGGTATTGAAAAGTTAATAAAACTGGTTAAAAGAGAAATAGAAAATTTACCTCCAAAATGCAAACAGGTTTTTTTATTAAGTAAACAAGATGGTTTAACCAACATTGAAATTGCAGAATACTTAAATATATCTATTAAAACTGTTGAAGCACAAATAACAAAAGCCTTTTCAATTATCCGCAAAAAAGTAGGCGAAAAAACCAATGGTATTTTGTTTTTACTTTTTGGAAAAAATTATGTAACCACTTTTATATAACTATTCAATAACACAAAAGCTTTTATTTAAAAATGCCCTAGAATTATCTCCTCCTTAAACTAAACAACAAGTTAACATATGGATGATAACCTTTTTCTATAGACTTTTGTCATAAAAAAGGTAACACCTTTAACATAACTAAAAGTAATCTAATCAAGTGGTATAAATTGAGACCAATAAAAAAGTCGAAGACTTCTCTTCGACTTTTAGTACGGGCGGAGAGACTCGAACTCTCACACCTCACGGCACTAGATCCTAAGTCTAGCGTGTCTACCAATTCCACCACGCCCGCGTACTTTTGAAATTGTGGATGCAAATATAAACAATACTTGCAAACTACAAAGAAGAAGTATACTATTTTTCTTATTTTTGATGCTAATTAATATATAACACATGCAAAACGTAAAAGATTATATTACTCAACATAAAGATCGCTTTATTAATGAGCTTATCGATTTATTAAAAATTCCTTCAGTAAGTGCTGATCCTGCCTACAATCAAGATGTATTAAACACCGCTGATACTATTAAAGAAAGTTTAGAAAAAGCAGGATGTGATAAAGTAGAAATTTGCGAAACTCCTGGGTATCCTATTGTTTATGGAGAAAAAATAATAGATCCTAATTTACCAACAGTCTTGGTTTATGGTCATTACGACGTACAACCAGCAGACCCTATCGATTTATGGACCTCACCTCCTTTTGAGCCTGTGATTAAAAAAACAGACATTCACCCTGAAGGAGCCATTTTTGCACGCGGTGCTTGTGACGATAAAGGGCAAATGTATATGCATGTAAAGGCATTAGAATACATGACTCATACTGGCAACCTACCTTGTAACGTGAAATTTATGATTGAAGGTGAAGAAGAAGTAGGTTCAGAAAGTTTAGCGTGGTTTGTTCCTAGAAACAAAGAGAAACTTGCCAACGACGTGATTTTAATTTCTGATACAGGAATGATTGCCAACGACATTCCTTCAATTACTACTGGTTTACGTGGATTAAGTTATGTAGAAGTAGAAGTCACTGGACCTAATAGAGACTTACATTCTGGTTTATATGGAGGTGCTGTAGCAAACCCTATCAACATTTTAACACAAATGATTGCTTCATTACACGATGAAAATAATCATATTACCATCCCAGGATTTTATGATAAAGTAGAAGAATTGTCTCGTGAAGAGCGTGATGAAATGGCGAAAGCACCTTTCTCATTAGAAGAATACAAGGCTGCTTTAGATATTGATGATGTTCATGGAGAAGCTGGTTACACTACTAACGAGCGTAACTCTATTCGCCCTACTTTAGACGTAAACGGAATTTGGGGAGGATATACAGGTGAAGGAGCAAAAACTGTAATTGCTTCAAAAGCGTACGCAAAAATTTCAATGCGTTTAGTACCAGGACAAGAATGGGAAGAAATTACTGAATTGTTCAAAAAACACTTTGAAAGTATCGCTCCTAAATCAGTAAAAGTAGAAGTAAAACCTCATCATGGAGGACAAGGATATGTAACTCCAATTGATAATATTGGTTACCAGGCAGCAAGCAAAGCGTATCAAGAAACCTTCGGAGTTACTCCTATTCCACAACGCAGTGGAGGAAGTATTCCTATCGTTGCTTTATTTGAACAAGAATTAAAGAGTAAGACTATTTTAATGGGATTCGGATTAAATTCTGATGCCATTCACTCACCAAACGAGCATTTTGGAGTGTGGAATTACTTAAAAGGAATTGAAACCATTCCGTATTTTTATCAATATTTTACGGAATTATCAAAATAATTCATCTTTAATAACATCAATAAGATAGTCTTGAAAATCCCTCAAGGCTATTTTTTTTTGCAATATTTTAAACTCTACACTTGTAGAATTAAAATTTATTTCTACATTTGTAGAATACAATTCAAATTTTATCGAAATGCAATTATCGAAAACTGAAGAACAAGTGATGCAATATTTATGGAAACTAAAAAAAGCTTTTATGAAAGATATTTTAGCAGAATTTCCTGAACCAAAACCTGCCACAACTACAGTTGCTACACTATTAAAAAGAATGAAAGATAAAGGATTTGTAGATTATACACTGGATGGAAAATCAAGAGAATATTTTCCTTTGGTAAAAAAGTCAGACTACTTTTCAAAGCATGTAAACGGATTGATTAAAAACTTCTTTAATAACTCTGCTAGTCAATTTGCTTCATTTTTTACTGAAAAAACAGATTTATCAGTTTCAGAATTAGAAGATTTAAAAAAAATTATCGATCAGCAAATTAAAAAGCAACAATAATGATAACGTATTTTATCAAATCAGGAATTTGTTTAGCATTGCTGCTTCTCTTTTATCATTTGATATTAGAACGAGAAAAAATGCACCAATTCAATCGGTTTTATTTATTAGGTAGTGTATTATTTTCGTTTATAGCTCCTTTTTATAAGATCTATATAGAAACTATTCCGAATACTTTAAAGGCTGTCCCTTCCTTGATTACAGATTCAAATTTGGATGTAAATCCTGTTAAGGAAATTAGCTATACCCAATATTTATTTCTTGGATATACAATTGTAGCAATCATTTTATTAATCCGCTTTACAAAAAACCTATTTAATATCTTTTTAAAGATAAAACAGTATAAAAAAATAAAAAAAGACAAAGCTACCCTTGTTTTAGTTGACGATTTAATTAGTCCACACACCTTTTGGAACTACATTTTTATCAACAAAGAGGAATACAATTCAAACAAGATTGAAACTGAACTCTATACCCACGAATTAACACATGCTTTGCAAAAGCATACGTTTGATATCTTATTGATTGAACTTTTACAAATTATTTTTTGGATCAATCCAACATTTATATTTCTTAAAAAAGCAATAAAACTAAATCATGAGTTTTTAGCAGACAACAAAGTGATTATTACACATAAAAATACTACTAAGTATCAGTATTTACTATTAAATAGAGCTACTTGGAACAACGAATATTACTTGGCCAGTAATTTGAATTATTTATTAACTAAAAAAAGATTATTAATGATGACAAAACAAAGTTCTCGTACCAAAATTTTGCTAAAAAAACTGGCAGTAATACCAGTAATAGCAGGATTCGCTTTTCTCTTTGCTGAAAGAGTTGAAGCAGAAACAACAAAAAAACATGTACTCTCTACTGAAACTTCAAAAGATTCAATTCCTTCATCAGTAACAGTGTATAAAAAAAGTATTAATCATGAAGACGCGGAAATAACTTATCATGATGAAAAAGGAAATAAAATAACTAAAAAAATCTCAGAATTAACAGAGAATGAAAAGGGACAACTCCCTCCACCTCCAAGCCCTACAAGTAGAATTGTTATAAAAGGTGAAGCTTTAAACATACCTCCACCTCCACCCCATAGCTATGAAGTTATTAGAGAAGAAGAAACCTCAAACATTCCACCTCCTTCAATAAATGCTATCGAATACATATATCAAAACAAAAATGCTGATTTCTATTTCGATGACAAAAAGCTGAGTTATAATGAAGTTATTAAGTTAATTAAAAATAAAAAAGGACTAAGAACCTTAATACAAACTAAAAACAACAAAAAAATCATCAAGTTTTATAGCAAAAAAGTTACTAAAAACACAAATAACATTAACACCTCTGATATAAAATATTACTTAGATGGTAAACTTATTTCTAAAGAAAAATTACACAAAATTGCACCTAAAGACATAAGAAAAGTTGATGTTAAAAAAAATAAAGATGGTACAGGGTTAGTATATGTAACCAGCAACAAATAACTGATATTCAAAACACATACTTGTTAAAAGCCTCTTAAATGAGGCCTTTTTTGTAACAAAATCTTAAATCTGTCGTTATTAAGCTATAAGCTTATTTTATGTTAAAACGATTTTTCCTTCTTTGTTCTGGAGCTGATTTAGATTTGCTTGAAAATTGTGCTAATGGTGAACAAAACAAATATGCTGGTATTGGTGCTACCGTTTTCTTCACTGCTTTAATGGCTACCATTGCTTCTGCTTATGCTTTATTTACAGTTTTTGATAATATTTACACCGCTATTTTCTTTGGTATTGTTTGGGGGTTACTCATTTTTAATTTAGATAGATTTATTGTTTCTACTATTAAAAAAAGAGAGTCTAAACGAAAAGAACTTATACAAATACTTCCTAGATTGTTACTTGCTATGATAATTGCTGTGGTGATTTCTAAACCATTAGAATTAAAAATTTTCGAAAAGGAAATCAATCAAGTATTACTGACTGAAAAAAATCAGATGACTTTGGATAACAAAACTCAAATTGCACAACAATTCACTCCTGAAATAACAAAAATTAATTCTGAAATCACTTCTTTAAAAGATGAGGTCACAACGAAAGAAAGCGAGGTAAATAAATTATATGAAACCTATATAGCTGAAGCCGAAGGAAGAAAAGGCACCAAATTAATTGGCAGAGGACCTGTTTACAAAGAAAAAAGAGATAAACACGATACTGCCCTTGCAGAACTTAATCAATTAAAAGCTGAAAATACCGAAAAAATAAAACAGAAAGAAACTGCTATTGCTAATTTGATCGAAAGTCAAAAATTAAAAGAAACACAAACACAACCTATTATTTCTAATTTTGATGGATTAATGGCTCGTGTTAATGCTTTAAACAAACTACCTTGGCTACCTTCTTTCTTTATCTTCCTACTATTTTTAGCAATAGAAACTGCTCCTATTTTTGCCAAACTTATTAGCTCAAAAAGTGAATACGATTATAAATTGGAAAACCATGAATCTCAAGTTAAAACTTGGATTCAACAACAAGTTCATCAACGAGAAGCTATTTTACACACTGATATAGACCTCAACAACAAAATATACTCTGATTTAAAAACAGAAGAAGAACTCTACAATTATAAACAAAAGATGGCTCGTAACCTTATGAAGCTACAGGCTGATTCTTTTTATAAAAATCAACAAAATATTTTATAAACAAATGTAATTTTTACAATTATATTTATTTTTATATTTTCGTTCCCTACGAAAACAAAATAAATTAATTGCATGAAAATCAACACACTCACTATTTTTTTAATAGTGTTTATGCTATGTAGCAATATCTTTTCTCAAGAGAAGCAAAATCTTTCCTCTATTTCTATTCCAAAGGAGCTAAAAGAAAGTGCAAATGCTATAATTAGACTAAACAAAACAATAATAGATGTAGAATCTATGGACCACCTTGTTGTTAAGCAACAAAGAATAGTTACTGTTCTTAATAAGCTAGGCAAAAAACACATTAGCGCGTACAAACACTATAACAATGATACCAAGATAACTAAGTTATCAGCTATTATTTATGATGCGTTAGGAAATAAAATTAAAAAATATTCTAAAAGTGATTTTCAAGATGTGAGTGCTATTGACGGTGGGACTTTATATTCTGACTCTAGAGTTAAGTTTTTAGAACACACACCAACTTCATATCCTTACACTGTTGTTTTTGAATCTGAATATAAAAACTCGTCAACAGGGTTTATTCCTAAGTGGTTTCCAATTGAAAATTACAATTTAGCGATTGAAAAAAGTATTTATATATTAAATAATCCTCAAAATATTCCATTTAGAAAAAGAGAA
Encoded proteins:
- a CDS encoding PLDc N-terminal domain-containing protein gives rise to the protein MFYESRDRNLSFKLAWLIIILMISLIGYVFYFQLKNNITRTKIQDKDSYSFSKK
- a CDS encoding SusC/RagA family TonB-linked outer membrane protein, coding for MKLTYILFFLTLFQVHANTYSQNVKVTLDCKKMKLEDVLTEIEQKTGFKFLYENNVFKKHKTVSISSNKEMLSKVLKKLFKKESIDFKVTDKQIILFPKNKSSLFIEKLKNSVSRLFQEYITGKITNAYGEPLIGATVILKGTDIGASTDFDGNFRIALAEDAKTLTVSFIGHETKDVEIGNRKVINIQLQEALESLEETVIVGYGKVKRQNLTGSVGTVDVKSITNQAATVNLDNALQGQVAGVHVTSSSGQPGAATRIRIRGNTSLLGSNQPLYVIDGIPVVPSSNIPKGGSEGNRLGSELDNEGISTPIGNINASDIESISILKDASAAAIYGSRAANGVIIINTKQGVYFGKTKFEADVSVTTQSARTLEVLNAAQFKRAWTTAVENGTRNDAFTSAVLDGSYFGNADTNWEEEVSPGAPVSTSYNLRVLGGSEKTRYSTSLGINTQDGVYRNTGFDRYSFTLNLDTKITDKWKFGTKVNLSSTEQDAADGGLTQLTYDFRPDLPVFDKEGNYSFSTQYSMENPVARSKVTNNNKTFLLLGSLYTQLELTEGLDFKTFFSVNYNSGNQQSFYPLFTFIGGWDRNQGNGNGYAQESRSRSVNTMLQGTLTYDRLFGKHNINAVLGVSFEKNKRSNIKGWGEGFFNEVLTNISNATVFTDASSYESGSGLSSYFGRVNYDFDNKYLLTLSGRIDGSSKFAPDNQYAFFPAAAVAWRISNEDFLSNASFIDELKLRASFGTTGQQDFGDYAWRTLFEAENYGSDPSVIITQLGNANLKWETTEQLDFGLDFSFFKGRLNGGIGYYSKETKDALFTAITPGSTGYRTIIGNLGDTKNTGVELELKGDVFKTDDFTWNLSLNVSKNENKLTRISDDFKDENGFLTGFPGGGRLKEGSPIGLIYGYVSEGLFQDQQVIDDLNAASPTGTYQNSQTSPGDIRFKDLTGPDGTPDGRITTLDQEVIGDTQPNFFGGFNNTFYYKGFSLSTLFTFSVGNDIEAFSLARGTNFASTFIGENKDTSILNAWTPDNTDTNIPRLVYFDPNNNDRTSSHYVYDASYLRLKTLNFSYTFPKETLNQLKFFDHISVFITAQNLFTVTSYPGADPEASNLYNNDISAGRDINRFPIAKVFTTGVRIGF
- a CDS encoding RagB/SusD family nutrient uptake outer membrane protein; its protein translation is MRKITAYIVTLFIMYSCELVDVLENDPPNNLVAENVVKSEADARALLNGAYTTITSRVNDKYYMFSELIPSAMIGTMNQSGFGAAHGEFANNNVQFDNIYIRDFWMMFYKVMDVANNTILQTTELSGGLISETSREEIIGEALFLRAMTTFDALRYFGQFFDDNSNLGIILRTEPSNFVTRDKSRSTVAECYTQILADLDAAIADAPNYSVSYYASKTAAKALKAKVLLYQGKYLEAATLADEVINDGTTGLEPDFESVFSKGLNSSEMIFMTYRDENSDTEDNNRKRFYPGRTSNNTWFATLMDTDPRQPFTYDGTTVLKTNNADVFRPTYFLRLAEMYLIKAEGLAFSGATLQDASAPLNIIRNRAGIGDTSATTLDELKDDIFNEITRELAFENGAEWFAAIRFDKAMTLKASITSSNQYILPIPEEEINGNGALTLADQNPGYEGI